CATTCGCGCGGCCTCGGGCACGGTCTACGTGGGCTGCAACGTAGAGAATGTCGCCTATCCCGAAGGCACCTGCGCCGAGGCCGGGGCGATTGCCGCCATGGTGGCAGCGGGCGAGACGCAGCTGGCAGAGGTCTATGTGATCGCCGACAGTCCCGACCCGGTGCCGCCCTGCGGCGGATGCCGTCAGAAACTGGCTGAATTCGGCAGCGGAGAAGTGTCTGTGACCATGGGCACCACCGCAGGGGCCGAGCGGCACGCCACCATTGCCGATCTGTTGCCCGGTGCCTTTGGTGCCGACCATATGGCCGGGGCCTGATCCCCTATGGATGCCCGTGCGATCAATGCTGCCCTGCGCCGGGGAGAGACCCCGGGTGACGCCGATCTGCGCTGGTTTGCCCAAGGGCTTGCCGATGGTACGGTCAGCGATGCCCAGGCCGGGGCCTTTGCCATGGCGGTCTGTCTGCAGGGGCTGAGCACGGATGGCCGCCGCGCGCTGACGCTTGCCATGCGCGACAGCGGTGATGTGCTGAGCTGGGATCTGGATGGGCCAGTGCTGGATAAGCATTCCACTGGCGGTGTCGGCGACTGCGTATCGCTGTTGCTGGCGCCCGCGCTGGCGGAATGCGGTGCCTATGTGCCGATGATCTCGGGGCGGGGCCTGGGCCATACCGGCGGGACACTGGACAAGATGGAGGCCATCCCCGGCGTTACCACCTCAGTGTCCGAGGATCGACTGGACGGTCTGATGCGCGATGTCGGCTGTGCCATCGTCGGGGCAACCGCGCAGATCGCCCCCGCAGATAAACGGCTCTATGCGATCCGCGATGTGACGGCCACGGTCGAAAGCCTGGATCTGATCACCGCCTCGATCCTGTCCAAGAAACTGGCCGCCAGCCCCGATGCGCTGGTGTTGGACGTAAAGACAGGTTCGGGCGCCTTCATGAAATCTGACGAGGAGGCCCGCGCGCTGGCGCGTTCGCTGGTGGACACCGCCAATGCGGCAGGCTGCCCGACCTCGGCGCTGATCACTGATATGAACCAGCCCTTGGCGCCCGCTCTGGGCAATGCGCTAGAGGTGGCTGAGGTGATGCGCGTGCTGACCGGCGATGCCACCGGGCCGCTGGCTGAGATCAGCATCGCACTTGGGGCGGTGCTGCTGGTGCAGGCGGGACTGGAAAAAACTCCGGAAGAGGCCGCCGCGCGCCTGTCGGCGGTATTGACCGATGGCCGGGCCGCCGCCCGGTTCGAAGCCATGGTGGCCGCAATGGGCGGGCCGCAGGGCTTTGCCAGCGACTGGCAGAGTGTTTTGCCTGAAGCCAGCGTCATCCGCGAAGTGACCGCGCCGCAGGCCGGCTATATCTCGGCCATCGACGGTGAGGCGCTGGGCCTTTGCGTGGTCGGCCTTGGCGGCGGGCGCATGGTCGAAAGCGATCTTGTCGATCCTGCTGTCGGCCTGTCGGATTTGTTGCCGCTGGGCGCGCGCGTTGCACGCGGAACGCCGCTGGTGCGCATTCATGCCGCCCGGGAAGAGGCCGCCGACCGCGCCGCGCAGGAGGTTCTGGCGGCGATCACCATCGCAGACGCGGCGCCGGAACTGCCGCCGCTCATTCACGAAAGGATCATCTGATGGCGCGCGCCTTTCTGGTGGTGATGGATTCCGTTGGAATCGGCGGTGCGCCGGATGCGGATCGCTTTTACAACGGCGACCTGCCGGACTTGGGTGCCAATACGCTCGCCCATATCGCGCAGGCCT
This genomic stretch from Phaeobacter gallaeciensis harbors:
- a CDS encoding thymidine phosphorylase, which codes for MDARAINAALRRGETPGDADLRWFAQGLADGTVSDAQAGAFAMAVCLQGLSTDGRRALTLAMRDSGDVLSWDLDGPVLDKHSTGGVGDCVSLLLAPALAECGAYVPMISGRGLGHTGGTLDKMEAIPGVTTSVSEDRLDGLMRDVGCAIVGATAQIAPADKRLYAIRDVTATVESLDLITASILSKKLAASPDALVLDVKTGSGAFMKSDEEARALARSLVDTANAAGCPTSALITDMNQPLAPALGNALEVAEVMRVLTGDATGPLAEISIALGAVLLVQAGLEKTPEEAAARLSAVLTDGRAAARFEAMVAAMGGPQGFASDWQSVLPEASVIREVTAPQAGYISAIDGEALGLCVVGLGGGRMVESDLVDPAVGLSDLLPLGARVARGTPLVRIHAAREEAADRAAQEVLAAITIADAAPELPPLIHERII
- a CDS encoding cytidine deaminase; amino-acid sequence: MRLKEAAIAVRENAHAPYSNFKVGAAIRAASGTVYVGCNVENVAYPEGTCAEAGAIAAMVAAGETQLAEVYVIADSPDPVPPCGGCRQKLAEFGSGEVSVTMGTTAGAERHATIADLLPGAFGADHMAGA